The Hevea brasiliensis isolate MT/VB/25A 57/8 chromosome 1, ASM3005281v1, whole genome shotgun sequence genome has a window encoding:
- the LOC110631663 gene encoding protein disulfide isomerase-like 1-4, with amino-acid sequence MSRRFILLISLTTLLIFSKLSPTLSKTQNDKVQDPDDDEDLSFLEEENDKNDAVPHDNHYPDSDQFEGDEIDSDHFDNYSDFDDSESDPYKVPEIDDKDVVVLKEGNFSDFIDNHKFVMVEFYAPWCGHCQALAPEYAAAATEMKGEDVVLAKVDATEENELAQEYDVQGFPTVYFFIDGVHKPYPGQRTKDGIVTWIKKKIGPGIYNITTLDDAEGVLTSDSKVVLGYLNSLVGPESEELAAASRLEDDVNFYQTVNPDVAKLFHFDPKVKRPALVLIKKEAEKLSYFDGNFSKSEIVEFVFANKLPLVTPFTRETAPSIFESPIKKQLLLFATSNDSEKIFPIFQEAAKLFKGKLIFVYVELDNEEVGKPVADYFGVSGNAPTVLAYTGNDDGKKFVLNGEVSLDKIKTFGEEFLEDKLKPFFKSDPVPENNDGDVKIVVGNNFDEIVLDESKDVLLEIYAPWCGHCQALEPTYNKLAKHLRGIESLVIAKMDGTTNEHPRAKADGFPTILFFPAGNKSFDPLTVDTDRTVVALYKFIKKHASIPVKLQKPASTPKSESSDAKGSQESSTKDVKDEL; translated from the exons ATGTCGCGTCGCTTCATTCTCCTCATCTCTCTCACCACTCTCCTCATCTTCTCTAAACTCTCTCCCACTCTCTCCAAAACTCAAAACGACAAGGTTCAAGATCCCGACGACGACGAAGATCTCAGCTTCCTCGAGGAGGAAAATGATAAAAACGACGCCGTTCCTCACGACAATCACTACCCCGATTCTGACCAGTTCGAGGGAGATGAGATTGATAGCGACCACTTTGATAACTACTCTGATTTTGACGATTCCGAATCCGATCCATATAAGGTGCCTGAAATTGACGACAAGGACGTCGTCGTATTGAAGGAAGGGAATTTCAGCGATTTTATTGATAATCATAAGTTCGTTATGGTGGAGTTTTACGCGCCGTGGTGTGGTCACTGTCAGGCGCTGGCTCCTGAGTATGCGGCGGCAGCTACGGAAATGAAGGGGGAGGATGTGGTGTTGGCGAAAGTGGATGCTACTGAAGAGAATGAGTTGGCGCAGGAATATGATGTTCAAGGGTTTCCTACTGTCTACTTCTTCATTGATGGAGTCCACAAGCCCTATCCTGGGCAGAGGACCAA GGATGGTATTGTAACCTGGATCAAGAAGAAAATAGGACCTGGTATATACAACATTACTACATTGGATGATGCTGAAGGCGTTTTAACATCTGATAGTAAAGTTGTTCTGGGCTACCTCAATTCTTTGGTG GGTCCTGAAAGTGAAGAGCTCGCTGCTGCATCAAGACTAGAAGATGATGTCAATTTCTACCAAACTGTAAATCCTGATGTGGCAAAGCTTTTCCATTTTGACCCGAAAGTGAAACGCCCTGCTTTAGTCCTGATTAAGAAGGAGGCTGAGAAACTGAGTTACTTTG ATGGCAACTTTTCCAAGTCGGAAATAGTTGAGTTTGTGTTTGCTAACAAGCTTCCTTTGGTGACCCCTTTTACTAGAGAAACTGCCCCTTCAATTTTTGAGAGTCCAATTAAGAAACAG CTGTTGTTATTTGCAACTTCAAATGATTCAGAGAAAATTTTCCCCATATTTCAAGAAGCAGCTAAATTGTTCAAGGGAAAG CTTATCTTTGTATATGTTGAATTGGACAATGAAGAAGTTGGGAAGCCTGTTGCAGATTATTTTGGTGTCTCCGGAAATGCTCCCACA GTTCTTGCTTACACAGGAAATGATGATGGTAAGAAATTTGTACTCAATGGGGAAGTTAGCTTGGATAAGATAAAG ACTTTTGGAGAGGAATTTCTTGAAGACAAGCTTAAACCTTTCTTCAAGTCAGATCCTGTTCCTGAAAAT AATGATGGTGATGTCAAAATAGTAGTTGGGAATAACTTTGACGAAATTGTGCTGGATGAGTCTAAAGATGTTCTCCTTGAG ATCTATgcaccatggtgtggacattgccAAGCTTTAGAGCCAACATACAACAAGCTTGCTAAACATTTGCGGGGCATTGAATCTCTTGTTATAGCCAAGATGGATGGAACAACAAATGAGCATCCTCGGGCGAAG GCTGACGGATTCCCTACCATTCTCTTCTTCCCTGCTGGAAACAAGAGCTTTGATCCG CTTACTGTAGACACTGATCGCACTGTGGTAGCATTATATAAGTTCATCAAGAAACATGCATCCATCCCCGTCAAGCTTCAAAAGCCAGCTTCAACTCCAAAATCTGAGAGTTCTGATGCAAAAGGGAGTCAGGAGAGTAGCACCAAGGATGTGAAGGATGAATTGTGA
- the LOC110631685 gene encoding uncharacterized protein LOC110631685 isoform X3 produces the protein MISILAQERLLGTALGIAFVGFVVFEQRKRIYESISADRNQLDAQSQLREPIFGKQFRSQFELMWNKAVDETFRPVVASLNSRRQ, from the exons ATGATTAGCATTCTTGCACAA GAGCGTCTGCTTGGTACTGCTTTGGGGATTGCTTTTGTGGGTTTTGTTGTTTTTGAGCAAAGGAAACGCATCTATGAATCCATTTCTGCTGATCGTAATCAATTGGATGCCCAATCTCAG TTGAGAGAGCCTATATTCGGAAAGCAATTTCGCTCGCAGTTTGAACTTATGTGGAACAAAGCTGTGGATGAGACATTTAGACCTGTGGTTGCTTCTCTTAATTCACGTAGGCAGTAA
- the LOC110631618 gene encoding proline-rich receptor-like protein kinase PERK9 → MATKFFIYALLAFFALQVTLSATPPPESDSSPSPSPQLPARSPLLSPPSPSPAMDLPPSPTYSPIVSPPAPPPSDLLGPGASPTPTHSPENSGVPAPAPVEPSDINHSNNVEANGDHSKGSSGMSGGKKAGIAIGVVLVAGVVVMVGLLYKKRQDNIRRSRYGYAARGELL, encoded by the coding sequence ATGGCTACCAAATTCTTCATCTACGCTCTTTTAGCCTTCTTTGCTCTACAAGTTACTCTCTCTGCAACTCCACCACCGGAATCAGACTCGTCCCCTAGTCCGTCTCCTCAACTACCTGCCCGTTCACCGCTGCTTTCCCCTCCTTCTCCTTCACCGGCGATGGATCTCCCTCCTTCGCCTACATATTCACCAATAGTTTCGCCACCAGCGCCGCCGCCGTCAGATCTGCTTGGTCCTGGTGCTTCTCCCACTCCGACTCACTCGCCTGAGAACTCTGGTGTTCCTGCGCCGGCTCCGGTGGAGCCGAGTGATATCAATCACAGCAACAATGTAGAAGCAAATGGCGACCATTCGAAGGGATCTTCTGGAATGAGCGGAGGAAAAAAGGCTGGGATTGCTATTGGAGTGGTTTTGGTGGCCGGCGTGGTTGTAATGGTTGGTTTGCTTTATAAGAAGAGGCAGGACAATATCAGAAGGTCCCGATATGGTTACGCGGCCAGGGGAGAGCTTCTGTGA
- the LOC110631686 gene encoding uncharacterized protein LOC110631686: protein MTPKASFFLFSILALLFAARAQDRAPHGLAFENPVAFSPSAVEFFHPKTQEPNTKKPCAESSGCSSLPLAAEVEATQTQETEVSSSQKVGSQLGAGGITGIVLGLAFAMLLAMEGF from the coding sequence ATGACTCCCAAggcttctttctttctcttctctATTTTAGCACTTCTGTTTGCTGCAAGAGCTCAAGACAGAGCTCCTCATGGCCTGGCTTTTGAGAATCCAGTGGCCTTTTCACCCTCCGCAGTTGAATTTTTCCATCCGAAAACACAAGAACCCAACACTAAGAAACCTTGTGCAGAATCATCTGGTTGTTCATCATTGCCTCTAGCAGCTGAAGTGGAGGCTACTCAAACACAGGAAACTGAAGTATCATCATCCCAGAAAGTTGGGAGTCAGCTAGGAGCTGGCGGCATTACCGGCATTGTGCTCGGTTTGGCATTTGCAATGCTACTAGCAATGGAGGGTTTTTAA
- the LOC110631685 gene encoding uncharacterized protein LOC110631685 isoform X1 yields the protein MISILAQERLLGTALGIAFVGFVVFEQRKRIYESISADRNQLDAQSQLREPIFGKQFRSQFELMWNKAVDETFRPVVASLNSRVLEHLRILYQIKIAGIISSSFYQNGSSKSAEKIK from the exons ATGATTAGCATTCTTGCACAA GAGCGTCTGCTTGGTACTGCTTTGGGGATTGCTTTTGTGGGTTTTGTTGTTTTTGAGCAAAGGAAACGCATCTATGAATCCATTTCTGCTGATCGTAATCAATTGGATGCCCAATCTCAG TTGAGAGAGCCTATATTCGGAAAGCAATTTCGCTCGCAGTTTGAACTTATGTGGAACAAAGCTGTGGATGAGACATTTAGACCTGTGGTTGCTTCTCTTAATTCAC GTGTCCTTGAACACCTGAGAATTCTGTATCAAATTAAAATTGCAGGGATAATTAGTTCCTCATTCTACCAAAATGGATCTTCAAAGTCTGCAgagaaaattaaatga
- the LOC110631685 gene encoding uncharacterized protein LOC110631685 isoform X2: MISILAQERLLGTALGIAFVGFVVFEQRKRIYESISADRNQLDAQSQLREPIFGKQFRSQFELMWNKAVDETFRPVVASLNSQRTALPLFLLILVAFKGLPTKSHICLL; encoded by the exons ATGATTAGCATTCTTGCACAA GAGCGTCTGCTTGGTACTGCTTTGGGGATTGCTTTTGTGGGTTTTGTTGTTTTTGAGCAAAGGAAACGCATCTATGAATCCATTTCTGCTGATCGTAATCAATTGGATGCCCAATCTCAG TTGAGAGAGCCTATATTCGGAAAGCAATTTCGCTCGCAGTTTGAACTTATGTGGAACAAAGCTGTGGATGAGACATTTAGACCTGTGGTTGCTTCTCTTAATTCAC AGAGAACCGCACTTCCTCTTTTCCTTCTTATTCTGGTTGCATTCAAAGGACTTCCCACGAAATCCCATATTTGCCTGCTCTAA